A stretch of Vespa velutina chromosome 8, iVesVel2.1, whole genome shotgun sequence DNA encodes these proteins:
- the LOC124950987 gene encoding Na(+)/H(+) exchange regulatory cofactor NHE-RF1: MSSLKGDKTPYARLCHIVKWDDFDGYGFNLHAEKGKNGQYIGKVDEGSPSQAAGLKQGDRIIEVNEINIANETHKQVVERIKAFPNETKLLVLDHEADEYFRANNVIVKGTMANVKVIKTPERNPNSVDHEEGSDHGISADENARKSTGSNDTEHSDSTATTVNASTIAMTTTTMMTTTASSTTMSSLSSENEETSVARENGSTKSRNSETTEAHVHGTGNGTVAGNNEPRQGLNLKMSAKELRAQLAARKKYDPKKESIGFKDKFDIVQKL, from the exons ATGTCGTCCCTGAAGGGCGATAAGACACCTTACGCACGTCTTTGCCACATCGTCAAGTGGGATGACTTTGACGGTTACGGCTTCAATCTTCACgcggagaaaggaaagaacggGCAGTACATCGGTAAGGTGGATGAGGGTTCCCCGAGCCAAGCTGCTGGCTTGAAGCAAGGGGATCGAATCATCGAGGTAAACGAGATTAACATAGCCAATGAGACTCACAAGCAGGTGGTCGAACGCATCAAGGCGTTCCCGAACGAGACCAAGCTCCTGGTGCTCGATCATGAGGCTGACGAGTACTTCAGGGCAAACAACGTCATCGTCAAGGGCACCATGGCGAACGTCAAGGTGATCAAGACGCCGGAGAGGAATCCGAACAGCGTGGATCACGAGGAGGGATCGGACCACGGCATCTCCGCCGACGAG aaTGCACGAAAGTCGACCGGGTCCAACGACACGGAGCATAGCGATAGCACGGCAACGACGGTGAATGCTTCTACGATagcgatgacaacgacgacgatgatgacgacgacggcTTCGTCGACGACGATGTCCTCGTTGTCGAGCGAAAACGAAGAGACGAGTGTCGCTCGGGAAAACGGCAGTACCAAGTCGAGAAACAGCGAGACGACGGAGGCACACGTACACGGAACCGGCAACGGCACCGTCGCCGGGAACAACGAGCCCCGGCAAGGTTTGAACCTGAAGATGAGCGCGAAGGAGCTCAGGGCTCAGCTGGCGGCACGGAAGAAGTACGATCCTAAGAAGGAGTCGATCGGCTTCAAGGACAAATTCGACATCGTTCAGaaactttaa
- the LOC124950961 gene encoding rab11 family-interacting protein 1 isoform X1 — translation MWSPTHVQVTVQRAKGLLTKGKNKTNDCFVTIALGKEKYQTSVKEKASKDVEWHEECELAIPEQGNTAEIVLTALHRNFLGVDEFLGTVSIPLASFDVYERPKNRWYTLCSKPGKENTKDRGELEVRIGFIVKAGSLTDLTRKERHKSSLGQLSTAAQSIGGSLLSIGSIEKRKGLKKLAKSIGNRVKGKSKNKLNKENLDEREEENGFRATSQEPGEADPGVISEDEDEFTFDDLSHKSSASSLNAPAVATVNGTKKSNSVTSVASAASFGRNNVGHEQQQQQQAPVTPTNVAPNKPPRFATSSSTSSLSKIDNQKEDEWGLKLYGKQSNAPKRWESTKLNNPKILVDEPKDDRSDLSPTHSPSPSSRFRDTSEPPSPAPREIIQHKINKDEKPALIKDKFSKENNLKDKKEEKFVTRSPREEKNAKKDKKNKEKENKTKEIKEEKNRPSSSERIIIGGEDAFKGEHLTKHRLSHEILSQFDGKSREDLIELTLQLQAEVADKKKRMVDLEDYIDSLLLRVIECSPRLLQNPFQTQRRLSSPGHQ, via the exons ATGTGGAGTCCTACTCACGTACAAGTGACAG TTCAAAGAGCGAAGGGGCTATTGACCAAAGGAAAAAACA AGACCAACGATTGCTTCGTGACGATTGCCCTCGGCAAGGAAAAGTACCAGACCTCGGTGAAAGAAAAGGCTTCCAAGGACGTGGAATGGCACGAGGAATGCGAACTGGCCATACCAGAACAAGGAAATACCGCGGAAATCGTCCTCACGGCATTGCACCGTAACTTCCTCGGCGTCGATGAATTTCTCGGCACCGTTAGCATTCCCTTGGCGAGTTTCGACGTTTACGAGAGACCCAAGAATAGATG GTATACGTTGTGCAGCAAACCGGGTAAAGAGAATACGAAAGACAGGGGCGAACTCGAAGTGAGGATTGGGTTTATAGTGAAGGCTGGAAGTTTGACCGATCTCACGAGGAAGGAACGACACAAAAGTTCCCTCGGACAATTGTCGACCGCGGCCCAATCCATCGGGGGTAGTTTGTTGAGTATAGGTAGTATCGAGAAGCGAAAGGGATTGAAAAAATTAGCCAAGTCTATTGGTAATCGCGTCAAAGGAAAGagcaaaaataaattgaacaaAGAGAATTTGGacgaaagggaagaagagaatggATTTCGTGCTACCAGCCAAGAACCCGGGGAAGCCGATCCTGGTGTGATCAGtgaggacgaggacgaatTTACG TTCGATGATCTGTCCCACAAGAGTTCAGCCTCATCGTTGAATGCGCCGGCGGTTGCTACTGTAAACGGTACGAAGAAAAGCAACAGCGTGACGTCGGTCGCATCCGCTGCGTCCTTCGGTCGCAACAATGTCGGCCAcgagcaacaacaacaacaacaggcACCGGTCACACCGACCAACGTGGCCCCCAACAAGCCGCCGCGTTTCGCCACGAGTTCCTCGACTTCGTCCCTATCCAAAATCGACAATCAAAAGGAGGACGAATGGGGCCTGAAACTTTATGGGAAACAGTCTAACGCTCCCAAGAG ATGGGAAAGTACCAAGCTGAATAATCCAAAGATTCTGGTAGATGAGCCGAAGGACGATAGGTCGGATCTCTCGCCAACGCACTCGCCATCGCCGTCGTCTAGATTTAGAGACACCTCGGAACCTCCGAGCCCAGCTCCGCGTGAAATTATCCAACATAAGATTAACAAAGACGAGAAGCCGGCTTTGATCAAGGATAAATTTTCCAAGGAGAATAATTTGAAGgataagaaggaggagaagttTGTCACGCGGAGTCCAAGGGAGGAGAAGAACGCGaagaaggataagaagaataaggagaaggagaacaaaaccaaagaaattaaagaggaGAAGAATCGTCCTTCCTCCTCGGAAAGGATCATCATAGGGGGAGAGGACGCGTTTAAGGGCGAACATTTAACTAAACATCGGCTATCCCATGAAATTCTTTCTCAATTTGACGGGAAATCTAgagaa GATTTGATAGAACTGACGCTACAGCTTCAAGCGGAAGTAGCggacaaaaagaaacgtatGGTCGATCTGGAAGATTACATAGATTCGTTGTTGTTGCGTGTCATCGAGTGTTCACCTCGTTTACTACAGAATCCATTTCAAACGCAAAGGCGCCTATCGTCTCCTGGACATCAGTGA
- the LOC124950961 gene encoding rab11 family-interacting protein 1 isoform X2 — MWSPTHVQVTETNDCFVTIALGKEKYQTSVKEKASKDVEWHEECELAIPEQGNTAEIVLTALHRNFLGVDEFLGTVSIPLASFDVYERPKNRWYTLCSKPGKENTKDRGELEVRIGFIVKAGSLTDLTRKERHKSSLGQLSTAAQSIGGSLLSIGSIEKRKGLKKLAKSIGNRVKGKSKNKLNKENLDEREEENGFRATSQEPGEADPGVISEDEDEFTFDDLSHKSSASSLNAPAVATVNGTKKSNSVTSVASAASFGRNNVGHEQQQQQQAPVTPTNVAPNKPPRFATSSSTSSLSKIDNQKEDEWGLKLYGKQSNAPKRWESTKLNNPKILVDEPKDDRSDLSPTHSPSPSSRFRDTSEPPSPAPREIIQHKINKDEKPALIKDKFSKENNLKDKKEEKFVTRSPREEKNAKKDKKNKEKENKTKEIKEEKNRPSSSERIIIGGEDAFKGEHLTKHRLSHEILSQFDGKSREDLIELTLQLQAEVADKKKRMVDLEDYIDSLLLRVIECSPRLLQNPFQTQRRLSSPGHQ, encoded by the exons ATGTGGAGTCCTACTCACGTACAAGTGACAG AGACCAACGATTGCTTCGTGACGATTGCCCTCGGCAAGGAAAAGTACCAGACCTCGGTGAAAGAAAAGGCTTCCAAGGACGTGGAATGGCACGAGGAATGCGAACTGGCCATACCAGAACAAGGAAATACCGCGGAAATCGTCCTCACGGCATTGCACCGTAACTTCCTCGGCGTCGATGAATTTCTCGGCACCGTTAGCATTCCCTTGGCGAGTTTCGACGTTTACGAGAGACCCAAGAATAGATG GTATACGTTGTGCAGCAAACCGGGTAAAGAGAATACGAAAGACAGGGGCGAACTCGAAGTGAGGATTGGGTTTATAGTGAAGGCTGGAAGTTTGACCGATCTCACGAGGAAGGAACGACACAAAAGTTCCCTCGGACAATTGTCGACCGCGGCCCAATCCATCGGGGGTAGTTTGTTGAGTATAGGTAGTATCGAGAAGCGAAAGGGATTGAAAAAATTAGCCAAGTCTATTGGTAATCGCGTCAAAGGAAAGagcaaaaataaattgaacaaAGAGAATTTGGacgaaagggaagaagagaatggATTTCGTGCTACCAGCCAAGAACCCGGGGAAGCCGATCCTGGTGTGATCAGtgaggacgaggacgaatTTACG TTCGATGATCTGTCCCACAAGAGTTCAGCCTCATCGTTGAATGCGCCGGCGGTTGCTACTGTAAACGGTACGAAGAAAAGCAACAGCGTGACGTCGGTCGCATCCGCTGCGTCCTTCGGTCGCAACAATGTCGGCCAcgagcaacaacaacaacaacaggcACCGGTCACACCGACCAACGTGGCCCCCAACAAGCCGCCGCGTTTCGCCACGAGTTCCTCGACTTCGTCCCTATCCAAAATCGACAATCAAAAGGAGGACGAATGGGGCCTGAAACTTTATGGGAAACAGTCTAACGCTCCCAAGAG ATGGGAAAGTACCAAGCTGAATAATCCAAAGATTCTGGTAGATGAGCCGAAGGACGATAGGTCGGATCTCTCGCCAACGCACTCGCCATCGCCGTCGTCTAGATTTAGAGACACCTCGGAACCTCCGAGCCCAGCTCCGCGTGAAATTATCCAACATAAGATTAACAAAGACGAGAAGCCGGCTTTGATCAAGGATAAATTTTCCAAGGAGAATAATTTGAAGgataagaaggaggagaagttTGTCACGCGGAGTCCAAGGGAGGAGAAGAACGCGaagaaggataagaagaataaggagaaggagaacaaaaccaaagaaattaaagaggaGAAGAATCGTCCTTCCTCCTCGGAAAGGATCATCATAGGGGGAGAGGACGCGTTTAAGGGCGAACATTTAACTAAACATCGGCTATCCCATGAAATTCTTTCTCAATTTGACGGGAAATCTAgagaa GATTTGATAGAACTGACGCTACAGCTTCAAGCGGAAGTAGCggacaaaaagaaacgtatGGTCGATCTGGAAGATTACATAGATTCGTTGTTGTTGCGTGTCATCGAGTGTTCACCTCGTTTACTACAGAATCCATTTCAAACGCAAAGGCGCCTATCGTCTCCTGGACATCAGTGA
- the LOC124950957 gene encoding dnaJ homolog subfamily C member 2 isoform X1: MTDGTRNDDTNTFNSRSDRSDNLMISTAGPVVLYSTAQAWKAHFHRCLAPDRLSESSDGEEDLSQYEFEDDLEYLRSLDPKEWKDQDHYAVLGLRKLRHKATEDIIKRAYKQKILKHHPDKRKALGEEIRPDDDYFTCITRAWETLGNSTKRRSYDSIDPYFNDDLPDEKECRNNFYDIMGKAFKDNARWSTKKPVPLLGGPNTPRDKVERFYSFWYDFDSWREYSYLDEEDKESGQDRDMRKWIEKKNKATRAKRKKEEMARIRTLVDMAYNVDPRIKKFQQDDKNKKTAAKKAKQEAAKARQQEEERIARDAAEKERLEKEKRESEERAKMDALKQEREAQKKALRKERKALRDFCKSNNYFADSSAESLKHMESVEKICELFKLVQLEEAMRRLQNGGRTAFVELMEETEQKIEAERRAAIINNDARNTPEKQVKAHTAPWSENDLQLLIKAVNLFPAGTNQRWEVVANFINQHSTSSSSIITRDAKEVLAKAKDLQSTDFSKSSLKERANKNAYDNFIAEKKTKEGIEERMPAFTERLDHPLSNGISSSTDAKDVKKESQAWTPAEQKLLEQALKTYPTTVPDRWDQIAGCIPTRTKKECMRRYKELVELVKAKKAAQVMK, translated from the exons ATGACGGATGGAACAAGAAATGATGATACTAATACTTTTAATTCTAGATCCG ATCGATCGGACAACCTAATGATATCAACGGCAGGACCAGTGGTTTTGTATTCGACCGCACAAGCTTGGAAAGCACACTTCCATCGCTGCCTTGCACCCGATAGATTATCAGAATCATCCGACGGGGAGGAAGATTTGTCTCAATACGAATTTGAAGACGACCTCGAATATTTAAGATCGTTGGATCCAAAGGAATGGAAAGATCAAGACCATTACGCTGTGTTAGGCTTGAGAAAACTTAGGCACAAGGCAAccgaagatattattaaaagagcTT ATAAACAAAAGATATTGAAGCATCATCCGGACAAGCGTAAGGCATTGGGAGAGGAAATACGACCGGACGATGACTACTTCACTTGCATTACTCGTGCATGGGAGACACTCGGAAATTCTACGAAAAGACGTAGTTACGACAGCATAGATCCTTATTTTAACGATGATTTACCGGACGAGAAGGaatgtagaaataatttttacgatatcaTGGGTAAAGCATTTAAGGATAACGCCAGATGGTCTACCAAAAAGCCGGTCCCGCTTTTAGGTGGGCCAAACACACCCAGGGATAAAGTagaaagattttattctttctggTACGACTTTGACTCTTGGCGCGAATACTCGTATCTCGATGAAGAGGATAAAGAGAGTGGGCAAGA CCGAGACATGCGTAAGtggatcgagaaaaagaataaagctACGAGAgcaaaacgaaagaaggaagaaatggcAAGGATACGTACCTTAGTTGATATGGCCTATAACGTAGATCCTAGAATAAAGAAATTCCAACAGgatgacaaaaataaaaagacagcCGCGAAGAAGGCAAAGCAAGAGGCTGCGAAAGCTCGACAacaggaagaggagagaataGCTAGGGACGCTGCCGAGAAGGAAAgattggaaaaggaaaagcgcGAATCCGAGGAACGTGCAAAAATGGACGCGTTGAAGCAAGAGAGGGAGGCACAGAAAAAGGCACtcaggaaagagagaaaggcgCTTCGTGACTTTTGTAAATCTAACAATTACTTTGCCGATAGCTCGGCCGAAAGTCTGAAGCACATGGAGAGCGTAGAAAAGATCTGCGAGTTGTTCAAATTAGTGCAGTTGGAAGAAGCCATGAGGAGACTGCAGAACGGTGGTAGGACCGCTTTCGTCGAGCTGATGGAAGAAAcggaacaaaaaatagaagcGGAACGTAGAGCTGCTATAATAAACAATGACGCGCGTAATACGCCTGAGAAACAGGTAAAAGCTCATACCGCGCCGTGGAGTGAAAATGATTTGCAACTTTTGATAAAGGCCGTCAACTTGTTTCCTGCTGGCACGAATCAACGTTGGGAAGTAGTGGCCAATTTTATCAATCAACATAGTACCTCGTCGAGCAGCATCATCACGCGCGACGCCAAGGAAGTTTTGGCGAAAGCTAAAGATTTGCAATCTACCGACTTTAGCAAGTCGAGCTTGAAGGAACGAGCGAATAAAAATGCATACGATAATTTTATCGCTGAGAAGAAAACCAAAGAGGGTATAGAAGAAAGGATGCCGGCTTTTACGGAACGCTTGGATCATCCTCTTTCCAATGGAATATCATCATCGACCGACGCGAAAGACGTCAAGAAGGAGTCGCAAGCTTGGACGCCCGCGGAACAAAAGCTTCTCGAGCAAGCATTGAAAACTTATCCTACGACGGTCCCCGATAGGTGGGATCAAATAGCTGGATGCATACCAActagaacgaaaaaagaatgtatgaGGAGGTATAAG GAACTCGTGGAGCTCGTCAAAGCGAAAAAAGCAGCACAAgtcatgaaataa
- the LOC124950957 gene encoding dnaJ homolog subfamily C member 2 isoform X2 translates to MISTAGPVVLYSTAQAWKAHFHRCLAPDRLSESSDGEEDLSQYEFEDDLEYLRSLDPKEWKDQDHYAVLGLRKLRHKATEDIIKRAYKQKILKHHPDKRKALGEEIRPDDDYFTCITRAWETLGNSTKRRSYDSIDPYFNDDLPDEKECRNNFYDIMGKAFKDNARWSTKKPVPLLGGPNTPRDKVERFYSFWYDFDSWREYSYLDEEDKESGQDRDMRKWIEKKNKATRAKRKKEEMARIRTLVDMAYNVDPRIKKFQQDDKNKKTAAKKAKQEAAKARQQEEERIARDAAEKERLEKEKRESEERAKMDALKQEREAQKKALRKERKALRDFCKSNNYFADSSAESLKHMESVEKICELFKLVQLEEAMRRLQNGGRTAFVELMEETEQKIEAERRAAIINNDARNTPEKQVKAHTAPWSENDLQLLIKAVNLFPAGTNQRWEVVANFINQHSTSSSSIITRDAKEVLAKAKDLQSTDFSKSSLKERANKNAYDNFIAEKKTKEGIEERMPAFTERLDHPLSNGISSSTDAKDVKKESQAWTPAEQKLLEQALKTYPTTVPDRWDQIAGCIPTRTKKECMRRYKELVELVKAKKAAQVMK, encoded by the exons ATGATATCAACGGCAGGACCAGTGGTTTTGTATTCGACCGCACAAGCTTGGAAAGCACACTTCCATCGCTGCCTTGCACCCGATAGATTATCAGAATCATCCGACGGGGAGGAAGATTTGTCTCAATACGAATTTGAAGACGACCTCGAATATTTAAGATCGTTGGATCCAAAGGAATGGAAAGATCAAGACCATTACGCTGTGTTAGGCTTGAGAAAACTTAGGCACAAGGCAAccgaagatattattaaaagagcTT ATAAACAAAAGATATTGAAGCATCATCCGGACAAGCGTAAGGCATTGGGAGAGGAAATACGACCGGACGATGACTACTTCACTTGCATTACTCGTGCATGGGAGACACTCGGAAATTCTACGAAAAGACGTAGTTACGACAGCATAGATCCTTATTTTAACGATGATTTACCGGACGAGAAGGaatgtagaaataatttttacgatatcaTGGGTAAAGCATTTAAGGATAACGCCAGATGGTCTACCAAAAAGCCGGTCCCGCTTTTAGGTGGGCCAAACACACCCAGGGATAAAGTagaaagattttattctttctggTACGACTTTGACTCTTGGCGCGAATACTCGTATCTCGATGAAGAGGATAAAGAGAGTGGGCAAGA CCGAGACATGCGTAAGtggatcgagaaaaagaataaagctACGAGAgcaaaacgaaagaaggaagaaatggcAAGGATACGTACCTTAGTTGATATGGCCTATAACGTAGATCCTAGAATAAAGAAATTCCAACAGgatgacaaaaataaaaagacagcCGCGAAGAAGGCAAAGCAAGAGGCTGCGAAAGCTCGACAacaggaagaggagagaataGCTAGGGACGCTGCCGAGAAGGAAAgattggaaaaggaaaagcgcGAATCCGAGGAACGTGCAAAAATGGACGCGTTGAAGCAAGAGAGGGAGGCACAGAAAAAGGCACtcaggaaagagagaaaggcgCTTCGTGACTTTTGTAAATCTAACAATTACTTTGCCGATAGCTCGGCCGAAAGTCTGAAGCACATGGAGAGCGTAGAAAAGATCTGCGAGTTGTTCAAATTAGTGCAGTTGGAAGAAGCCATGAGGAGACTGCAGAACGGTGGTAGGACCGCTTTCGTCGAGCTGATGGAAGAAAcggaacaaaaaatagaagcGGAACGTAGAGCTGCTATAATAAACAATGACGCGCGTAATACGCCTGAGAAACAGGTAAAAGCTCATACCGCGCCGTGGAGTGAAAATGATTTGCAACTTTTGATAAAGGCCGTCAACTTGTTTCCTGCTGGCACGAATCAACGTTGGGAAGTAGTGGCCAATTTTATCAATCAACATAGTACCTCGTCGAGCAGCATCATCACGCGCGACGCCAAGGAAGTTTTGGCGAAAGCTAAAGATTTGCAATCTACCGACTTTAGCAAGTCGAGCTTGAAGGAACGAGCGAATAAAAATGCATACGATAATTTTATCGCTGAGAAGAAAACCAAAGAGGGTATAGAAGAAAGGATGCCGGCTTTTACGGAACGCTTGGATCATCCTCTTTCCAATGGAATATCATCATCGACCGACGCGAAAGACGTCAAGAAGGAGTCGCAAGCTTGGACGCCCGCGGAACAAAAGCTTCTCGAGCAAGCATTGAAAACTTATCCTACGACGGTCCCCGATAGGTGGGATCAAATAGCTGGATGCATACCAActagaacgaaaaaagaatgtatgaGGAGGTATAAG GAACTCGTGGAGCTCGTCAAAGCGAAAAAAGCAGCACAAgtcatgaaataa